Proteins encoded in a region of the Planococcus shixiaomingii genome:
- a CDS encoding NUDIX domain-containing protein: protein MNHTQNNGFEFLEFIRLNEEDMSRYEPLAGSFAVVMRDGKYLVCFNKWRSQWELPAGRREGAETPKECAARELYEETGQTVAALAFEGLLKIRNQINGQVKFNPVYSAAIDRLQPFLKNAETTEIKLWDLQEDIGPFDEVDLNIFDYVVDKKITIGD, encoded by the coding sequence ATGAATCATACTCAAAATAACGGCTTTGAATTCTTAGAATTTATTCGGCTGAACGAAGAAGACATGTCCCGCTACGAGCCACTTGCAGGTTCTTTTGCTGTGGTGATGCGCGATGGAAAATACTTGGTGTGCTTCAACAAATGGCGCAGTCAATGGGAACTGCCTGCAGGACGAAGAGAAGGGGCAGAGACGCCGAAGGAATGCGCAGCGCGGGAGCTATATGAAGAAACAGGGCAAACGGTTGCGGCTTTAGCGTTTGAAGGGCTGCTTAAAATTAGGAATCAGATCAACGGACAAGTGAAATTTAATCCGGTTTATTCGGCTGCCATCGACCGCTTGCAGCCGTTTCTGAAAAATGCAGAAACGACTGAAATAAAGCTGTGGGATTTGCAGGAGGATATCGGGCCTTTTGATGAAGTGGATTTGAACATTTTTGATTATGTTGTTGACAAAAAAATAACGATAGGTGATTGA
- a CDS encoding NUDIX hydrolase produces MRDRSSVILIQEGKVALIKRVLEGREYYVFPGGGVEPGETPEQAARREAFEELGVEVEVQALVAVVQYNGTQFFFSAQLLSGEIGTGNGEEFTDLKRDRGTYEPMWVDIAQLTQMNVKPREVAEQVQVLL; encoded by the coding sequence TTGAGAGACAGAAGCTCCGTAATTCTTATACAAGAAGGAAAAGTCGCTTTGATCAAACGGGTGCTCGAAGGTAGAGAGTATTACGTGTTTCCGGGCGGAGGAGTTGAACCTGGCGAAACGCCTGAACAAGCTGCACGAAGAGAGGCATTTGAAGAATTGGGTGTGGAAGTCGAAGTTCAGGCACTTGTTGCTGTTGTTCAGTACAACGGCACGCAATTTTTCTTTTCAGCCCAATTGCTGTCAGGTGAAATTGGAACAGGGAATGGCGAAGAGTTTACAGATCTCAAAAGAGACCGAGGGACTTATGAGCCGATGTGGGTCGACATCGCCCAACTGACACAAATGAATGTGAAGCCTCGAGAAGTGGCTGAACAAGTCCAGGTGCTTTTGTGA
- a CDS encoding Nif3-like dinuclear metal center hexameric protein — translation MNIEQFEQSIRTLFQKELLEEFDDDFGFTHKADKAIAKVGYSTNLSLEVIEQAKSKGADLLITHHDAWDFIYGLREACVQKLKEYEMSHFWIHGPLDFVEFGTCTSLMNKIGVDRIEQYSYYKGGEFPGIGEFEEPIDFNHLTERIRSELNEPVRAWRNNDNQVKRVGMLTGAGHSSAIIKLALDEGCDTYITGEATLYTIQYAQFAGVNLLVGSHTFTEIYGVESLADKVRKLNEGIEIIRIEEAHFELNHS, via the coding sequence ATGAACATAGAGCAATTTGAACAGTCAATTCGGACGTTATTCCAAAAAGAGCTGTTGGAGGAATTTGACGATGATTTCGGCTTCACCCATAAAGCGGACAAAGCTATTGCCAAAGTGGGTTATTCAACGAACCTTTCTTTAGAAGTGATTGAACAGGCGAAAAGCAAAGGCGCGGATTTGCTGATCACCCATCATGACGCGTGGGACTTTATCTACGGCTTGCGGGAAGCTTGTGTCCAGAAGCTGAAAGAATACGAGATGAGCCATTTTTGGATACACGGGCCGTTGGATTTTGTGGAATTCGGTACGTGCACATCGCTCATGAACAAAATTGGCGTTGATCGGATTGAGCAGTATTCCTATTACAAAGGTGGAGAGTTTCCAGGCATCGGCGAATTTGAAGAGCCGATTGATTTTAACCATTTAACGGAGCGCATAAGATCCGAATTGAATGAACCAGTGAGAGCATGGCGAAATAACGATAACCAAGTAAAGCGTGTCGGAATGTTAACGGGTGCGGGACATTCATCCGCCATAATCAAGCTGGCGTTAGATGAAGGCTGTGATACCTATATTACCGGTGAAGCGACGCTATACACGATCCAGTACGCCCAGTTTGCCGGAGTTAACTTGCTGGTTGGCAGCCATACGTTCACGGAAATTTACGGTGTCGAGAGTTTGGCTGATAAAGTGAGGAAATTAAACGAAGGCATTGAAATCATTCGAATAGAAGAAGCGCATTTCGAGTTGAATCACAGCTGA
- a CDS encoding SRPBCC family protein has product MAITSTIMISMARRFNANPKQVFDAWVKPELMKKWLFTSEKTNKVLKNDLRIGGAWEIVDSRDGVDYRAIGEYQEVREPNKLVFTFEMPQFSETVDIVRVTISQVREATEMLFTQEIVVAHEEEWTDEDADKALSEYGTQTEEGWSTMFDNLRQLVERNN; this is encoded by the coding sequence ATGGCGATAACTTCTACAATCATGATTTCAATGGCAAGGCGTTTTAATGCAAACCCAAAGCAAGTTTTTGATGCGTGGGTAAAGCCGGAATTGATGAAAAAATGGCTGTTCACGTCGGAAAAGACGAACAAAGTGTTGAAAAACGATCTGCGTATAGGCGGTGCATGGGAAATCGTCGATAGCCGTGACGGTGTAGATTATCGGGCCATCGGTGAGTACCAAGAAGTGCGGGAGCCGAATAAATTGGTCTTCACTTTTGAAATGCCACAATTCAGTGAGACGGTAGACATTGTCAGAGTAACTATTTCACAGGTGAGGGAAGCGACTGAAATGCTCTTTACCCAAGAAATTGTCGTAGCTCATGAAGAAGAATGGACAGACGAAGATGCTGATAAAGCGCTAAGTGAATACGGCACCCAAACCGAAGAAGGCTGGAGTACAATGTTTGATAATTTAAGGCAGTTGGTCGAAAGGAATAATTGA
- a CDS encoding DUF4256 domain-containing protein, translating to MLMTKELSLEQREELLSTLKARFEKNIERHEWVEWPKVQAKLEANADKLWSLHEMERTGGEPDVVDYDKETDEFVFADCSAESPKGRRSVCYDQEALESRKKHKPENSALNMAAEMGIEVLTEEQYRELQKVGKFDMKTSSWVLTPADVRERGGALFCDLRYGRVFMYHNGADSYYGARGFRGSLRV from the coding sequence ATGCTTATGACTAAGGAATTGTCATTAGAACAGCGCGAGGAATTGCTCAGTACGTTGAAAGCCCGTTTTGAAAAAAACATCGAACGCCATGAATGGGTGGAATGGCCAAAGGTCCAAGCGAAACTGGAGGCGAATGCTGACAAGCTGTGGTCGCTTCATGAAATGGAACGAACGGGCGGAGAACCGGATGTCGTAGATTACGATAAAGAGACGGATGAATTCGTCTTTGCTGATTGTTCAGCAGAAAGTCCGAAAGGCCGCAGAAGCGTTTGCTACGACCAGGAAGCGTTGGAGTCCAGGAAAAAGCATAAGCCTGAAAACAGCGCGCTTAACATGGCAGCTGAAATGGGCATCGAAGTGTTAACAGAAGAACAATACCGGGAATTGCAGAAAGTTGGGAAATTCGATATGAAAACGTCGAGCTGGGTGCTTACACCCGCTGATGTTAGAGAACGCGGTGGTGCTCTTTTCTGCGATCTCCGCTACGGACGCGTCTTTATGTATCACAACGGCGCCGACTCTTATTATGGTGCCAGAGGGTTCCGAGGCTCGCTAAGAGTCTGA
- a CDS encoding SMI1/KNR4 family protein, which translates to MIWDLENDEYRLAPFTTESLQAAEKSLGIALPKTYIQLMQSQNGGVPLHTAFPCKTPNSWATDHVPVHSIYGIGEDGILQSDYLIREWGLPKKVVLFSGDGHLWLAMDYRETKSEPPIIFIDGEQEQIIGLAPDFASFLNGLYTAEEEDTDYTTEQQGEDLKLEQIDAAFLQEEADGWIWAFNALYKKTAGNERYIENKVLELLTQPSEHLKQLAADYVMVYNERFTFSESTMLAIYEKMEQDALLQFEVAPLKAYLKQVKGLID; encoded by the coding sequence ATGATCTGGGATTTAGAAAATGACGAGTACCGGTTGGCTCCTTTTACAACCGAAAGTTTGCAAGCAGCCGAAAAGAGCTTAGGTATCGCTTTGCCAAAAACTTATATTCAGCTCATGCAAAGCCAAAATGGCGGAGTTCCTTTACATACTGCTTTTCCGTGCAAAACACCGAACAGCTGGGCGACAGATCATGTGCCTGTTCATTCGATTTACGGGATTGGCGAGGACGGGATTTTGCAAAGCGATTACCTTATCCGGGAATGGGGGTTGCCGAAGAAAGTGGTGCTGTTCTCCGGAGACGGTCATTTGTGGTTGGCTATGGATTATCGGGAAACGAAAAGCGAACCTCCGATTATCTTTATCGACGGGGAGCAAGAACAGATTATCGGTCTCGCGCCGGATTTTGCTTCTTTCTTAAACGGTTTGTACACGGCTGAAGAAGAAGACACGGACTACACAACCGAACAACAAGGAGAAGATTTGAAACTTGAACAAATAGATGCCGCGTTTTTACAAGAAGAGGCAGATGGATGGATATGGGCATTTAACGCCTTGTACAAAAAAACAGCTGGAAATGAGCGCTATATCGAAAACAAGGTGCTCGAGCTGCTCACTCAGCCTTCTGAGCACTTAAAGCAATTGGCTGCCGATTACGTCATGGTCTACAACGAACGTTTTACTTTTTCTGAGAGCACCATGCTGGCTATTTACGAGAAGATGGAGCAAGATGCTTTATTGCAATTTGAAGTTGCACCGCTGAAAGCTTATTTGAAACAGGTAAAGGGCTTAATCGATTAA
- a CDS encoding AAA family ATPase, which produces MPIICLEGASGVGKSTTSRELIKRWDAYIVPEVNELFKRPPVMPENWYFERQVERWEIAQEKSHKYEWVVLDGDVFQPLWYNWSYNFEVFGQSLEKICDFYRAHLESGTVAFPDHYFLLCVGVAELRKRKENDATRRRENFEKHLKIIEPQKRYFQEMDRRATGYVNFIEAAEVQKNVERIVAANAASLDRQNSLDLFDGMTDWLKANRA; this is translated from the coding sequence ATGCCGATTATTTGTTTAGAAGGTGCGAGCGGTGTCGGTAAAAGCACAACTTCCCGAGAATTAATAAAGCGTTGGGATGCCTATATCGTGCCGGAAGTGAACGAGTTGTTCAAGCGGCCGCCAGTAATGCCGGAAAACTGGTATTTTGAGCGGCAAGTGGAGAGATGGGAAATTGCCCAGGAAAAATCACACAAGTATGAATGGGTGGTACTGGACGGTGATGTGTTTCAGCCGCTCTGGTATAACTGGTCCTATAACTTTGAAGTATTCGGACAAAGCTTAGAGAAAATCTGTGATTTTTATCGGGCACATCTCGAAAGTGGAACGGTGGCATTTCCTGATCATTATTTTCTGCTTTGTGTGGGAGTTGCTGAATTAAGGAAGCGAAAAGAAAATGACGCCACTAGAAGGCGCGAAAACTTTGAAAAGCATTTGAAAATCATTGAGCCTCAGAAGCGTTATTTTCAAGAGATGGATCGGCGGGCCACTGGCTATGTTAATTTTATCGAAGCGGCAGAAGTCCAAAAGAATGTGGAAAGAATTGTTGCTGCAAATGCAGCTTCACTTGATCGTCAAAATTCGCTCGACTTATTCGACGGCATGACTGACTGGCTGAAGGCTAATCGGGCATAG